From the genome of Anopheles merus strain MAF chromosome X, AmerM5.1, whole genome shotgun sequence, one region includes:
- the LOC121591629 gene encoding nucleoporin Nup43, which yields MNTADDGRDEIVSFLLVDKLSRVRWLPNQTEDEHFFVTGSWGERVNTVRLWNLVHDRLTDEDDTGVPLVPQPTAKFGVTGDIVGLEFLDDKHLAAVTSEGTLSVLDLNRESRLSYDFTHTYNLHDLHTNGGVRSACTGVSAFNQYLVTGGEDGTVNMVAGDAGKVIRTIRDPDGGAVQCVSFIYPDLVIVGQQYGVIDCYDTRDESSKPVFSVETCVEEDRDLNKPTCINHFPKNKQVVAIGLESGTIILWDIRKPYGASALCDAHTTPVTDIQFAKEEQDLMVSADMAGLVTQWTLNSTSSLVEYFIQCRRSRLKEFKPINAIDMNVRHMICGGDAEMLYLLDMVE from the exons ATGAACACGGCGGACGACGGGCGCGACGAAATTGTCAGCTTCCTGCTGGTGGACAAGCTGTCCCGGGTGCGCTGGCTGCCGAACCAGACCGAGGACGAGCACTTCTTCGTGACCGGCAGCTGGGGCGAGCGGGTGAACACGGTCCGGCTGTGGAATCTGGTGCACGACCGGCTGACCGACGAGGACGACACCGGCGTGCCGCTGGTGCCGCAGCCGACCGCCAAGTTTGGCGTGACGGGCGACATCGTCGGGCTGGAGTTTCTCGACGACAAGCATCTGGCGGCGGTCACCTCGGAAG GAACGCTGAGCGTGCTGGATCTGAACCGCGAGTCGCGGCTGTCGTACGACTTCACCCACACGTACAACCTGCACGATCTGCACACGAACGGCGGGGTGCGGTCGGCCTGTACCGGCGTGTCCGCCTTCAACCAGTACCTGGTGACCGGGGGCGAGGACGGCACCGTGAACATGGTGGCGGGCGACGCGGGCAAGGTGATCCGGACGATCCGCGACCCGGACGGTGGCGCGGTCCAGTGCGTGTCCTTCATCTACCCGGATCTGGTCATCGTCGGCCAGCAGTACGGCGTGATCGACTGCTACGACACGCGGGACGAGAGCAGCAAGCCGGTGTTCAGCGTCGAGACGTGCGTCGAGGAGGACCGGGACCTGAACAAGCCGACCTGCATCAACCACTTTCCCAAGAACAAGCAGGTG GTGGCAATCGGGCTCGAGAGTGGCACGATCATCCTGTGGGACATCCGGAAGCCGTACGGTGCGTCGGCGCTGTGCGACGCCCACACCACCCCCGTCACGGACATCCAGTTCGCGAAGGAGGAGCAGGACCTGATGGTCAGCGCGGACATGGCCGGGCTGGTCACGCAGTGGACGCTCAACAGCACCTCGTCCCTGGTGGAGTACTTCATCCAGTGCCGGCGGTCCCGCCTGAAGGAGTTCAAGCCGATCAACGCGATCGACATGAACGTGCGGCACATGATCTGCGGGGGCGACGCGGAGATGCTCTACCTGTTGGACATGGTGGAGTGA